CGGCGCTGGAGAAGGTGGGCCTGAAGGAGTGGGCGGACCGCCTGCCACCGGAGCTGGGACCCGGGGCGAAGAAGCGAGCCGCCATCGCAAGGGCGCTGGTGCTCAAGCCGCGCTACCTGCTGCTGGACGAGCCAACGACGGGATTGGATCGGAGGGCGGCGATGCAGGTGGAGGCGGTGCTGGCGTCGTTGAAGGCGCAGGGCCTGGGAGCGCTGGTGGTGTCCCACGACTACCGGCAGCTGCGAGAGATTGCCGACCGGGTGTTGGTGGTGGCGAAGGGGCGCAATGCGTACCTGGGGAGCCCGGAGGGCTTCCTGAAGTCCCCTGCCCCGGAGCTGCGAACGCTGACAGCGCCGTTCATGGAGGGCGTGACGGATGGATGAGCAACGGCTGGAGCTGAAGGTCGGGGCGCTGGTGCTCGCGACGCTGGTGGGAGTGCTGGTGTTGCTCTGGTTGATGGGAGAGCTGACGCTGGGCCGGGGCGCGAGGCTGGAGGTGGATTTCGCACACACGGGCAACGTGGTGCAGGGAGCCCCGGTGAAGCTGGGAGGCGTCCAGGTGGGCAAGGTGGACACCATCCACCTGCTCGCGGATCGAAGGGACGCGAAGGGCCTTCCCCTCCCCGTCCGCATGGACCTGTCGGTGGAGCCCACGGCAAGGCGCGCCCTGCGCAAGGACGCCCGGGTGACGGTGGGAACGGTGGGCCTGCTGGGAGAGCCTTATCTGGAGTTGAACCCAGGCAACGCGGAAGCACCGCTGCCGGAGACCGAAGCCCTGAGAGGCGTGGATGCACCGCGCCTGGACCTGCTGTCGGAACAGCTCACCAAGTTCGTGACGTTGCTGTCGGACATGCTGGAGAAGGACCCGGAGGCCGTGACGGGCCTGGCCGCCAACGTGTCCCGGCTGGCGAGGACGCTGGACGAGGTCCTGACGGAGAACAAAGGCGACGTGAAGGTCCTGGCCTCGGAGCTGGCGGCGGCGTCGAAGGACCTGAGGCAACTGGCGCAACTGGCCAAGGAATCCATGCAGCCAGGAGGCAAGGGAGCCCGCCTCCTGGAGGACGCCTCCGCCGTGGCAGCCGTGATGCGAAAGGACCTCCCCGGCCTGACGAAGTCCGCCGGAACCACCCTGGACGGCCTTGCGGCGGTGACAGGGCCGCTGACGCCAGAAGACGGTCAGCAGGTGAAGCTGGCCCTCCAGCGCTTCACGGCGGCAGCGGGCCAACTGGAACAGATCGCCACCAAGGCGGACCGCATCCTGGGGCAACTGGATGCGGGAGAAGGCACGGGCGGCGCACTGCTGAAGGACCCGGTCCTCTACGACGAGCTGAAGACCCTGGTCACGGACCTGCGCAAGCACCCGTGGAAGATGCTCTGGAAGGACTGAGTGGTTCCTATCCCGGGTCCAGCGCCCAGGTTCCATCCGCCCAGCGCTTCAATGCCTTGGAGGCAGCGAAAGAAACAAGGTCCTGCCCTCGTGCTGCCTCCTGGAGGACCGCCTTGGCTTCATCCGTTCGATGGCGGAGGAGAAAGGCTGCCGCTTTGACTTGGACGTCCGTTCGCGGATGGTTGATGAGGGCCGCAAGCGCATCCCTGCCCGCGTTTCCATGCGCACACAATTTGTCGAACGTCTCATTCACCTTCATGGCGTGCTTGTTCGCGGTGTTCGCATCCCCCTGCCGGACCGCATCATTCTGGGCTGCCGAGTGCAGGGCGAACGCATCCACGAGCTTTTCCATCTGATCAAAGCTCGGTCGGGACCGGCACTTCGTCAGCAGGCGCCAGAGTGGGCGCCGGGGCCGGCACCTCGTCCTGGGCCACGGCCGAGTTCAGGACCCACGAATAGCCAAAGCCCGCCCTGATCAGCCGGTACGTCGCGCGCTTACCGCAGCCCGTGACGCCCGTGGTGACGCGATCCATCTTCGTTGTCTGGAACTCCAGCTTCCCACAGCCCAGGTCGAACTCCGCGCGGAGCCTCACGTCGGGAATCCAGGCGCAATGGCCCATCAGGCAGCGCAGCTCGTAGACGCCCTCGGTGTTGCAGCCGATCATCCGGTACTGGTTCTCACCCAGGTACTGCGGCGACAGCTCCGCGTCGCACTGGAGATCCCTGGCGGCGATCTTCTCCAGGTTCGCGTAGCGCTTCGCATTGATGGACGGCCCCATCTGGGAGAAGTCCACCCGGGAGTTGCTCCGGCGGCGCCCGCAGCCCGTCATCAGGAGCGCCACGGCAAGGCCCACGACCGACAGTCGAATGAGGTTCATGGGCGCCCATCTAGCATGCCTTGCCGTTGCTATTGCAGAGGCGCCTCCTCACTCCTGGACAGCAGGTCGGACAGCAGCATCTGCTCCTCACTCGGCGAGAGGTCGAAGTGGCGGGCTGCCTCGGTGATGATCTGGATCAGGGGACGCTCCGGCTCCTCGGCCCTCCGCACCGCGATCCTGCGGGCTGCGCTTCGCAGCGCCTCTCCCCTGGGTTGAAGGCTTTCACGCATGACGGAACCTCCCTTCCTCACTAAACGGTTCGGATGCACCTGGCTCCAGGCAAGGGCCCTTCCCGGCGGAAGTGGGAGCAGGCGCTTCCCGCCATCCCCTGCCTGCGGGAAGCGGGCGGCTCGCAGGGCGGCGCGTGCCTTCCTCTGGAGTGTCTATCGCTTCAGCTTTGGGGTTGGACCCCCACCCCAGGAACGAGGCAACGGACATGGCAGCGCATGACATCCCAGACTCCGGCCAGCAGCTAGGAAGCTCCACGCAGCGCAGGACGGCCGTCCCGCTCGACGAGCGCCGCCGCATGCGCCACGAGTCCCGCACGTCGCAGACCTACAAGGCCTTCCTCAAGTACCTGTGCGACGTGGGCAGGCTCCCGAGCGAGCAGGCCGCGGAGGACGCCGCTGTGTCCGTCCTGTGCGTGCTGGAGCAGCGCCTCGTCGGTGAAGAGGACAATGACCTGGAGGCCCAGCTGCCCATGAAGCTGCGGGAGCTCCTGATCCGGTGTGACCGCCATGAGTCCGGACCGCCGCCCCAGAAGTTCGGCCGGACGGAGATGGTGTCCATGGTGGCCGAGGACCTGGACATCGAACCCGACGACGCCGAGCCCATCATCCGCGCCGTCTTCAGCGCCATCCAGGCGCAGATCTCCACCGGCGAGAGCGACGACATCGCCGGGGAGCTGCCGCCGGACCTGCGCGACCTCTGGGCGCGTCCCGCCTGACGCCAGGACGCTCGCCTCGGCTTCAGGCCGCGGAAACCACCGTGCCCAGGGCCACGGCGCAAAGCTTCTCCTGGCCCTCCTGGACCGCGAAGATCTCGCACTGACAGACGGCCTGCCGCTTGCCCGCGCTCTTCGCCTGAGCCCTGGCGATGAGCAGCGAGCCCACGGCGGGCTTCAGGTAGTTGATCTTGTACTCGGAGGTCAGCGCGTTGCCGCCCAGCGCCAGTCCTCCGGCGAACGTGATGGCGTTGTCCGCGAGGTAGCTGAGCACGCCTCCATGGACGAAGCCGTGCTGCTGCTTCAGTTGGTCGGTGACGGGGATTCTCAGCTCCGCGGTCCCGGGCCCGCAGCTCGCGAGCTGCGCACCCAGGAACTGGCTGAAGGGCTGCGACGCGAACACCTGACGCGCGAACTCCTGAGGGTCATCCATTCATCCAACAGACCACTGATGGAGACAGCCCTCAACCCGCCTTGTGAGGCCTACCCCTGCGCCGGGGCCGGTGCGTTCACCGGCTCGGGCGGCTCCACCGCGGGCTTGACGATGAGCTGATCCAGCGTGGGGCGCTTGGGCTTCTCGAACGGGGCCAGCTTCACGGGCTTGTTCGTGCGCGCGGACTCCTGCAGCGCGACGATGACGCGCACGTCCGCCAGGCCTTCGATGCCGTTGGGCTCCGGGTCGCGGTCCTCCAGGACGCACTTCGAGAAGTAGACGAGCTCCGGCGCGAACTGGTCGCTGTTCTTGAACTTCCGCGTCTCCGTCTCCCCTCCCACCGTCAGCTCGTGCTCGATGTCCGTGCCGTAGCCGAAGCCGTGCTTCACCAGCAGGTCGCCTTCCGTGCCCACCAGCCGGTAGCTCGACACCGCGGAGGCTTCGTGGCTGATGGCGAACTGCGCCACCCTCCCGTTCGGGAACCGCATCAGCGCGAACGCCGACCCGTCCACCCCGTGGAAGCGTCCGTCCCGGCCGCCGCCCGTGAACGCGAACACCTCGCGCGGCTCGTCGCGGAAGAGGTAGCGCGCGGCGTTGATGGGATAGGGCCCCTCGTCCAGCAGCGCCCCGCCGCCCACGTCCACGCGCGTCCGGATGTCCCCTGCGCGCACCTGCTGCGTCAGCGTCCCCGTGAAGACCAGCGGATCCCCCAGCTTTCCTTCGCGCACCAGCTCGATGGCGCGGAGGTTCGCCTCTTCGAAGTGCAGCCGGTAGGCGACCATCAGCTTCACGTCGTTCTCGTTCGTGGCGCGGATCATCGCCTCGCAGTCCTCCACCGACGTCGCCATCGGCTTCTCGCAGAGGACGTGCACCCCCAGGCGTGCCGCACGCTCCGTGTACTCCCGGTGCAGCGTGTTCGGCAGCACGATGTAGACCGCGTCCGCCTTGGACTCGCGCAGCACCTGTTCGTACTGGTCGTAGGTCCCCACGTGCTCCACGCCGTACTTCTTCTGGAGCACGTCCCGCTTCTCCGGGTCGGAGGAGATGACGGCCACCAGCTCGGAGTTCTCCTTTGCGTGCTGGAACGCCGGGAGGATGGCCACCTGCGCGAGGTTGCCTGCTCCCACCACCGCGTACCGCACCCGCCTGGAAGTCCCCTGGGCCATCACGCACCTCTCCCGTTGTGAGGCTTTACGCTGGTGACGCGCCGGGCGGCCCCGCAAGCCGCGCCCGTCCCTCCGGTGCAGGGGCCGCATGAAGGGCAGGCGGCCAGGCACACGGGCTTTCGCGAAGCCGCCATCCGGCCTATGCCGTGCCCATGCCCTTCATGAAGATGCTCGCCCGCCTCGGGATCGGCAGCGCGCGCGTGGACACCCGGCTGGAGCACGACACCGCGCGCGCTGGCGGCGACCTGCGCGGGCTCGTCCACGTCCAGGGCGGCCACACGCCCCAGCGGATCGACCGCATCGACCTGCACCTGATGGCGCAGTACCTCCAGCGCGACAACGATCGCCTCAGCGCGCTCAACGCCGTCGTGCGCACCTGGCGCATCGCCAATCCCTTCACGCTCCAGCCCCGCGAGGAGCGTGAGCTCCCCTTCTCCCTGCGCCTCCCCGCCCACACGCCCATCACCGAGCGCGGCACGCCCGTGTGGATCAAGACGGCGCTCGACATCGACAACGCCCTCAACCCCGAGGACAGCGACCGCATCCACGTCCTGCCCCACCCGTCGCTCCAGACCGTGCTCGACGCCGTGCTCCACCTGGGTTTCCAGTGGCGCAACGCCTACTGCGAGGCCGCCGCTCCGCTGGGGCGCGAAGAGCCCTTCGTCCAGGAACTGGAGTTCCATGCCGGCCCGGACTGGCAGGGCCCGCCGCGCACGCTCTGCCTGCTGCCGTTCCCCCAGGACGACGGGCTGGAGCTGATCCTCGACCTGGACCGGGGCCCCCGGGGCCTCACGTCCCTCCTGGAGGGCACGGCACTGGACGGTGGCCGACGCCAGCGGCTCGTCCTGTCCCCCAGGGACCTGTCTGGGGAGACTGCTGCCATTGCGGCACTGTTGAAATCGCACCTGCGCGGCGGGGCTTGAAAGCCCGGAAGGCCCGGGTCTTCGTACAGGCCCGGACGCACCTGACTTCCCAAGTCCTCCGCCCGGGCGCGGAAGTGGTACAAGCCGCCGTGTGAAAGCTCCCCCGCCTCCTGCTGCCCCTGAAACCCCCACCTTCGACGCCCTCGGTCTCAAGCCCGAGCTCGTCGAGGCGCTGACGTCGCTCGGCTACGAAGAGCCGACCCCCATCCAGGCCGCCGCGCTGCCCCCGCTCCTCGCCGAGAAGGACCTGCTGGGCATCGCCGCCACGGGCACCGGCAAGACGGCCGCGTTCTCGCTTCCGCTGTTGCAGCACCTGAAGCCGGGCGCCGCCGCGCCGCACAGCACCTCCGCGCTGGTGCTGGTGCCCACGCGTGAGCTGGCCATGCAGGTGTCCGAGGCCATCCACCGCTACGGACAGAAGCTGGGCGTCAGCGTGCTCCCGCTCTACGGCGGCCAGGAGATTGGCCGGCAGCTGCGCGTGCTCAAGCGCGGCGTGGACGTCATCGTCGCCACGCCGGGGCGCGCGCTGGACCACCTGCGCCGCAAGACGCTGAAGCTGGACCAGGTGCGCACGGTGGTGCTGGACGAAGCGGACGAGATGCTCGACATGGGCTTCGCGGACGACCTGGAGGCCATCCTCTCCGAGACGCCCGAAGAGCGTCAGACCGCGCTGTTCTCCGCCACCCTGCCCCCGCGCATCGCCAGCATCGCGGAGCGCCACCTGCACGAGCCGGTGCGCGTGCGCATCGCGAAGGAGAAGCTGGAGGCCGGGGAGATGCCCCGCGTCCGGCAGACGGCCTACATCGTGCCGCGCGCGTTCAAGATCGCCACGCTGGGGCGCGTGCTGGACCTGGAGTCCCCCACCGCCGCCATCGTGTTCTGCCGCACGCGCACGGAGGTGGATGAGCTCACCACGTCCCTCAACGGCCGGGGCTGGCGCGCGCAC
The sequence above is drawn from the Corallococcus macrosporus genome and encodes:
- a CDS encoding ATP-binding cassette domain-containing protein, which codes for MNDTGPDTLVFEDVAISFEQGRRVLDGLSAQVSTRELTFIAGASGSGKSVLCRLAVGLLKPEAGNVTLFGERVDTQPERTLVSLRRRAPYLVQGPALLDWRTLRENVRLADPKAPEEAVETALEKVGLKEWADRLPPELGPGAKKRAAIARALVLKPRYLLLDEPTTGLDRRAAMQVEAVLASLKAQGLGALVVSHDYRQLREIADRVLVVAKGRNAYLGSPEGFLKSPAPELRTLTAPFMEGVTDG
- a CDS encoding PaaI family thioesterase, with the translated sequence MDDPQEFARQVFASQPFSQFLGAQLASCGPGTAELRIPVTDQLKQQHGFVHGGVLSYLADNAITFAGGLALGGNALTSEYKINYLKPAVGSLLIARAQAKSAGKRQAVCQCEIFAVQEGQEKLCAVALGTVVSAA
- a CDS encoding Gfo/Idh/MocA family protein, whose translation is MAQGTSRRVRYAVVGAGNLAQVAILPAFQHAKENSELVAVISSDPEKRDVLQKKYGVEHVGTYDQYEQVLRESKADAVYIVLPNTLHREYTERAARLGVHVLCEKPMATSVEDCEAMIRATNENDVKLMVAYRLHFEEANLRAIELVREGKLGDPLVFTGTLTQQVRAGDIRTRVDVGGGALLDEGPYPINAARYLFRDEPREVFAFTGGGRDGRFHGVDGSAFALMRFPNGRVAQFAISHEASAVSSYRLVGTEGDLLVKHGFGYGTDIEHELTVGGETETRKFKNSDQFAPELVYFSKCVLEDRDPEPNGIEGLADVRVIVALQESARTNKPVKLAPFEKPKRPTLDQLIVKPAVEPPEPVNAPAPAQG
- a CDS encoding sporulation protein, coding for MPFMKMLARLGIGSARVDTRLEHDTARAGGDLRGLVHVQGGHTPQRIDRIDLHLMAQYLQRDNDRLSALNAVVRTWRIANPFTLQPREERELPFSLRLPAHTPITERGTPVWIKTALDIDNALNPEDSDRIHVLPHPSLQTVLDAVLHLGFQWRNAYCEAAAPLGREEPFVQELEFHAGPDWQGPPRTLCLLPFPQDDGLELILDLDRGPRGLTSLLEGTALDGGRRQRLVLSPRDLSGETAAIAALLKSHLRGGA
- a CDS encoding DUF2267 domain-containing protein — protein: MAAHDIPDSGQQLGSSTQRRTAVPLDERRRMRHESRTSQTYKAFLKYLCDVGRLPSEQAAEDAAVSVLCVLEQRLVGEEDNDLEAQLPMKLRELLIRCDRHESGPPPQKFGRTEMVSMVAEDLDIEPDDAEPIIRAVFSAIQAQISTGESDDIAGELPPDLRDLWARPA
- a CDS encoding MlaD family protein codes for the protein MDEQRLELKVGALVLATLVGVLVLLWLMGELTLGRGARLEVDFAHTGNVVQGAPVKLGGVQVGKVDTIHLLADRRDAKGLPLPVRMDLSVEPTARRALRKDARVTVGTVGLLGEPYLELNPGNAEAPLPETEALRGVDAPRLDLLSEQLTKFVTLLSDMLEKDPEAVTGLAANVSRLARTLDEVLTENKGDVKVLASELAAASKDLRQLAQLAKESMQPGGKGARLLEDASAVAAVMRKDLPGLTKSAGTTLDGLAAVTGPLTPEDGQQVKLALQRFTAAAGQLEQIATKADRILGQLDAGEGTGGALLKDPVLYDELKTLVTDLRKHPWKMLWKD
- a CDS encoding DUF2019 domain-containing protein codes for the protein MEKLVDAFALHSAAQNDAVRQGDANTANKHAMKVNETFDKLCAHGNAGRDALAALINHPRTDVQVKAAAFLLRHRTDEAKAVLQEAARGQDLVSFAASKALKRWADGTWALDPG